The Bacteroidota bacterium genome contains a region encoding:
- a CDS encoding CoA-acylating methylmalonate-semialdehyde dehydrogenase has product METIKLKYPEVKNYVGGKSVNSSSTRTMEVLSPLDGTVISTVVMSNQSDLDKAVENAKLAFATWSKVPIKERVQVFFKYKTLLERHRDELAELVHIENGKTKDEAYAEVDKSVELTEFACSLPQLISGELLEVSKGVECRVEHFPLGVVACIAPFNFPNMVPNWTIPNAIALGNAMILKPSEIVPLSCIRLAELLKEAGLPDGVLNIVNGDREIVEAICDHPGIDAVSFVGSTKVAKLVYARSTSNFKRALALGGAKNHLIVMPDAHTAMTASNVTASMSGCAGQRCMAASAMVAVGPVDHIINQICEDAKKVIPGVNLGSVISKAAKERIEKYIDEAEAQGAKILVDGRKTVVKGKEGGFYVGPTVIDFVKPDMSVAKEEIFGPVISIIRAKDIDEALAIENANPYGNAAAVFTQSGGTARYVMENASAGMIGVNIGVPVPREPFSFGGWNESKFGVGDITGKSSIEFWTKLKKITTKWNPESKTNWMS; this is encoded by the coding sequence ATGGAAACGATAAAATTAAAATACCCTGAAGTAAAAAATTATGTTGGCGGTAAGTCTGTAAATTCTTCTTCAACCCGCACTATGGAAGTGTTAAGTCCACTTGATGGAACAGTAATATCTACAGTAGTAATGAGCAACCAAAGCGATTTGGATAAGGCAGTTGAAAATGCAAAATTAGCATTCGCTACCTGGAGTAAAGTGCCCATTAAAGAACGCGTTCAAGTATTTTTTAAATATAAAACCTTATTAGAAAGGCACCGCGATGAATTAGCGGAATTGGTGCACATCGAAAACGGGAAAACCAAGGATGAGGCCTATGCCGAAGTGGATAAAAGTGTTGAATTAACTGAGTTTGCCTGCTCTTTACCACAATTAATTTCAGGTGAATTGCTTGAAGTAAGCAAAGGGGTTGAATGCCGTGTGGAGCATTTTCCACTAGGAGTTGTTGCATGTATTGCTCCTTTCAATTTTCCAAACATGGTTCCCAATTGGACTATTCCAAATGCAATTGCTTTAGGAAATGCCATGATATTAAAACCATCAGAAATAGTTCCATTAAGCTGTATTCGATTAGCTGAATTGCTCAAAGAAGCAGGTCTTCCGGATGGGGTGTTGAATATTGTAAATGGCGATAGAGAAATTGTGGAAGCCATTTGTGATCATCCCGGAATTGATGCCGTTTCATTTGTGGGTTCTACTAAAGTTGCTAAACTAGTTTATGCCCGCTCTACGTCCAATTTTAAACGCGCGCTTGCTTTGGGTGGTGCAAAAAACCATTTAATTGTTATGCCCGATGCACATACTGCAATGACCGCAAGTAACGTAACTGCAAGTATGAGCGGATGTGCCGGACAACGTTGTATGGCAGCTTCTGCGATGGTTGCTGTTGGACCGGTAGACCACATCATCAATCAAATTTGTGAGGATGCTAAAAAAGTTATTCCAGGCGTTAACCTAGGTTCGGTAATTTCTAAAGCAGCCAAAGAGCGCATCGAAAAATACATTGATGAAGCCGAAGCGCAAGGTGCAAAAATTTTGGTGGATGGAAGAAAGACAGTTGTGAAAGGCAAAGAAGGAGGATTTTATGTTGGACCAACGGTAATCGATTTTGTTAAGCCGGATATGAGTGTAGCCAAAGAAGAAATTTTTGGACCGGTAATTTCTATAATCCGTGCAAAAGATATTGATGAAGCTTTAGCCATTGAAAATGCTAATCCGTATGGAAATGCAGCTGCTGTATTCACTCAAAGTGGAGGAACAGCACGTTACGTAATGGAAAATGCAAGTGCCGGTATGATTGGCGTAAACATTGGCGTTCCTGTTCCCCGTGAACCTTTTTCTTTTGGTGGTTGGAATGAAAGTAAATTTGGAGTAGGCGACATCACCGGAAAAAGCTCCATTGAATTCTGGACCAAATTGAAAAAAATTACCACTAAATGGAATCCGGAATCTAAAACCAATTGGATGAGTTAA
- a CDS encoding magnesium chelatase, which translates to MTKAKTLGELKKSGYTYKTIKQELRANLIDKLQKHIPIFDGIVGYEDSVIPDIERAILSQHNINLLGLRGQAKTRIARLMVNLLDEYVPIIKGSELNDDPLKPLSRFALDLISEQGDATPIDWLHRSDRYAEKLATPDVSVADLIGDVDPIKAANLKLNYSDERVLHFGIIPRSNRCIFVINELPDLQARIQVSLFNILQEGDIQIRGFKLRLPLDIQFVFTANPEDYTNRGSIVTPLKDRIGSQILTHYPKDVATAKTITMQEAKLSESQKNRVKVSDLALNILEQIGFEARKSEYVDSKSGVSARLSISAYENLVSAAERRALINDEKFTSVRLTDFNGVIPAITGKVELVYEGEQEGAYIVAQHLIGKAVRSLFTSLFPSPEKLKKKSDENPYQLIMDWFAIGNELDLLSDISDKEYSDLLMRVDGLKKLVEKYQPGIKGAELLFMMEFVLHGLSEFSKLSKNPLETGLRFKDMFSSVFNMDDLEEEGK; encoded by the coding sequence ATGACAAAAGCAAAAACACTTGGAGAGTTAAAGAAATCGGGATATACGTACAAAACGATAAAGCAAGAATTAAGAGCCAATTTGATTGATAAATTGCAGAAACACATTCCCATTTTTGATGGAATTGTAGGCTACGAGGATTCGGTTATTCCGGATATTGAACGGGCAATTTTATCGCAACACAATATTAACCTGTTGGGATTAAGGGGACAAGCGAAGACACGTATTGCTCGACTCATGGTGAATTTATTAGATGAATATGTCCCAATAATTAAAGGTTCAGAACTAAACGATGATCCTTTAAAACCATTATCTCGGTTTGCCTTAGATTTAATTTCAGAACAAGGCGATGCTACTCCTATTGATTGGCTGCACCGGTCAGATAGATATGCTGAAAAGTTAGCCACCCCTGATGTTTCTGTAGCCGATTTAATAGGCGATGTGGATCCGATTAAAGCGGCCAATTTGAAATTAAATTATTCGGATGAACGTGTTTTGCACTTTGGCATCATTCCGCGTAGTAATCGCTGCATTTTTGTAATCAATGAATTACCCGATTTACAGGCACGCATACAAGTTTCATTATTCAATATTTTGCAAGAAGGAGATATTCAAATTAGAGGTTTTAAATTACGCTTGCCCTTGGATATCCAATTTGTATTTACCGCAAATCCTGAAGATTACACCAATCGCGGAAGCATAGTTACCCCGCTGAAAGACCGTATTGGAAGCCAAATTTTAACGCATTATCCAAAGGATGTAGCCACTGCAAAAACAATCACCATGCAGGAAGCAAAGCTTTCGGAGAGTCAAAAAAATCGAGTAAAAGTGAGTGACTTAGCCCTGAATATTTTAGAGCAAATCGGCTTTGAAGCGCGCAAAAGTGAATATGTCGATTCTAAAAGTGGTGTCTCAGCCCGTTTAAGCATTTCCGCTTACGAAAATCTGGTGAGTGCTGCCGAAAGAAGAGCTTTGATAAATGATGAAAAATTCACTTCGGTAAGGCTTACTGATTTTAATGGAGTTATTCCGGCCATCACCGGAAAGGTAGAACTGGTATATGAAGGAGAACAAGAGGGAGCTTATATTGTTGCGCAACATTTAATTGGAAAAGCTGTACGCTCCTTATTTACCAGCCTTTTCCCATCGCCGGAAAAATTAAAGAAAAAATCCGATGAAAATCCATATCAACTCATAATGGATTGGTTTGCCATTGGGAATGAACTGGATTTATTGAGCGATATCAGCGACAAAGAATATTCAGATTTATTGATGCGCGTGGATGGTTTGAAAAAATTGGTAGAAAAATACCAACCCGGAATTAAAGGTGCTGAATTGCTATTTATGATGGAGTTT